A window from Carbonactinospora thermoautotrophica encodes these proteins:
- a CDS encoding ferredoxin reductase, with protein MNPLWSVRELRGRVEAVRRETADAATLVIRPGWGWTGHLPGQYVRVGVEIGGVLHWRTYSLTSPAGRQAGHISITVKAIPGGRVSRHLVYRTTPGTLLRLGVAQGEFVLTDPVPPRLLFWTAGSGITPVMGMLRTLAARGAMPDVVLVHSAPTPQDVIFGAELRDLARRFATLRLYEHYTRAPGSRGRLSVARVPELCPDWRERAAWACGPAGMLDEVERHWAGAGIADRLRVERFRPAVAATDGGGGRVRFTKTGREVDADGATPLLILGENAGVAMPSGCRMGICFGCVAPLRYGQVRDLRTGQVHGEEGDLVQTCVSAAAGPVEIEL; from the coding sequence ATGAACCCGTTGTGGTCGGTCCGGGAGCTGCGCGGACGGGTGGAGGCGGTGCGACGGGAGACGGCGGACGCCGCGACGCTGGTGATCCGGCCCGGGTGGGGCTGGACGGGCCACCTGCCGGGACAGTACGTGCGGGTGGGGGTGGAGATCGGCGGGGTGCTGCACTGGCGCACCTACTCGCTGACCTCGCCGGCCGGACGGCAGGCCGGCCACATCTCGATCACGGTCAAGGCGATCCCGGGCGGGCGGGTGTCCCGGCACCTGGTGTACCGGACGACCCCCGGCACGCTGCTGCGGCTCGGTGTCGCGCAAGGAGAGTTCGTGCTCACCGACCCGGTGCCGCCGCGCCTGCTGTTCTGGACCGCCGGCAGCGGCATCACGCCGGTGATGGGGATGCTGCGCACCCTGGCCGCGCGCGGCGCGATGCCGGACGTGGTGCTCGTGCATTCCGCGCCGACCCCGCAGGATGTGATCTTCGGTGCGGAGTTGCGGGATCTGGCACGCCGGTTCGCCACCTTGCGGCTGTACGAGCACTACACCCGCGCCCCCGGTTCGCGCGGCCGGCTGAGCGTGGCGCGGGTGCCCGAGCTGTGCCCGGACTGGCGCGAGCGCGCGGCGTGGGCGTGCGGGCCGGCCGGGATGCTCGACGAGGTGGAGCGGCACTGGGCAGGTGCCGGGATCGCGGACCGGCTGCGGGTCGAGCGCTTCCGTCCCGCGGTGGCGGCGACGGACGGTGGCGGGGGACGGGTCCGTTTCACGAAGACCGGGCGGGAGGTCGACGCCGACGGCGCGACACCCCTGCTCATCCTGGGCGAGAACGCCGGGGTAGCCATGCCGAGCGGCTGCCGCATGGGCATCTGCTTCGGCTGTGTCGCCCCGCTGCGGTACGGGCAGGTGCGCGACCTGCGCACCGGTCAGGTGCACGGCGAGGAAGGGGACCTGGTCCAAACCTGCGTGTCGGCCGCGGCCGGCCCCGTCGAGATCGAGCTGTGA
- a CDS encoding shikimate kinase codes for MGDSTGDRRRTSSPPPRRGTGLAPLDTVLLDAAPWPKTVAGNTYTRGKDLGLDGDQAPEMSVKATPARPVPAARILLIGMMGAGKSTVGRAMSAATGWPYLDNDELVRRATGVPTRRILHERGVRALREAEATALRLAVEQPPPVIAGIAGGVVESPDDRRVLREGGFVVWLRARIETLAARIGAGSARADRPWLEEDPKTVLRRLYAGREPLYAEVASLIVDVDDATPEQTVTTILDTLRARAGG; via the coding sequence ATGGGTGATTCCACCGGTGATCGCCGCCGCACGTCCTCCCCGCCGCCGCGCCGGGGGACCGGGCTCGCCCCGCTCGACACAGTCCTGCTCGACGCGGCCCCGTGGCCGAAGACAGTCGCCGGAAACACCTACACCCGGGGTAAGGACCTCGGCCTTGACGGTGATCAAGCCCCCGAGATGTCGGTGAAGGCGACCCCGGCGCGGCCGGTGCCGGCTGCCCGCATCCTGCTCATCGGGATGATGGGCGCCGGCAAGTCCACGGTCGGGCGGGCCATGTCCGCGGCGACGGGCTGGCCGTACCTGGACAACGACGAGCTGGTCCGGCGGGCGACCGGGGTGCCCACCCGCCGGATCCTGCACGAGCGCGGCGTGCGGGCCCTGCGCGAGGCCGAGGCCACCGCCCTGCGGCTCGCCGTCGAGCAGCCCCCGCCGGTGATCGCCGGCATCGCCGGCGGCGTGGTGGAGAGCCCGGACGACCGGCGGGTGCTGCGCGAGGGCGGCTTCGTCGTCTGGCTGCGCGCCCGGATCGAGACCCTGGCCGCCCGGATCGGCGCCGGCTCCGCCCGCGCGGACCGCCCCTGGCTGGAGGAGGATCCGAAGACCGTGCTGCGCCGGCTGTACGCGGGCCGTGAGCCGCTGTACGCCGAGGTGGCCAGCCTGATCGTCGACGTGGACGACGCCACCCCTGAGCAGACCGTCACCACGATCCTCGACACCCTGCGCGCCCGGGCCGGCGGGTGA
- the lpdA gene encoding dihydrolipoyl dehydrogenase: MASDADTVFDLVVLGGGSGGYAAALRAAQLGMNVALIEKDKLGGTCLHRGCIPTKALLHAGEVADQARESASFGIKATFEGIDMPAVHAYKDGVVSRLYKGLQGLVASRKITQIEGEGRLVSPTAVQVNGQRVEGRHVLLATGSVPKSLPGLRIDGDRVICSDQALQLDYVPRSVVILGGGVIGVEFASIWRSFGAEVTIIEALPRLVPAEDENSSKLLERAFRRRGVKFEVGARFSGVEYTENGVRVSLENGKQFEADLLLVAVGRAPVSEGLGYEEVGVAMDRGYVKVDGYCQTNVPTISAVGDLIPTPQLAHVGFGEGILVAERLAGLKVTPIDYDGVPRVTYSDPEVASVGLTEAAAKEKYGAENITSFRYNLGGNGKSQILKTAGEVKVIQLKDGPVVGVHMVGARMGELTAEAQLIYNWEALPSEVAQLIHPHPTQSEALGEAHLALAGKPLHVHD, from the coding sequence GTGGCGAGCGACGCCGACACCGTTTTCGATCTTGTGGTTCTCGGCGGCGGCAGCGGCGGGTACGCGGCCGCCTTGCGGGCGGCTCAGCTCGGCATGAACGTTGCGCTGATCGAGAAGGACAAGCTGGGCGGGACCTGCCTGCACCGCGGCTGCATCCCGACGAAGGCTCTGCTGCACGCCGGTGAGGTAGCCGACCAGGCGCGCGAGTCCGCGTCCTTCGGCATCAAGGCGACGTTCGAGGGCATCGACATGCCCGCCGTGCATGCCTACAAGGACGGGGTGGTCTCGCGTCTGTACAAGGGCCTGCAGGGCCTCGTGGCCAGCCGCAAGATCACGCAAATCGAGGGTGAGGGCCGCCTGGTCTCCCCCACCGCCGTCCAGGTGAACGGGCAGCGGGTCGAGGGTCGGCACGTGCTCCTGGCCACCGGCTCGGTGCCGAAGTCCCTGCCCGGTCTGCGCATCGACGGCGACCGGGTGATCTGCAGCGACCAGGCGCTGCAACTGGACTACGTGCCGAGGTCGGTGGTGATCCTCGGCGGCGGCGTGATCGGTGTGGAGTTCGCCAGCATCTGGCGTTCGTTCGGGGCCGAGGTGACGATCATCGAGGCGCTGCCGCGGCTGGTCCCGGCCGAGGACGAGAACAGCTCCAAGCTGCTGGAGCGCGCCTTCCGCCGGCGCGGCGTCAAGTTCGAGGTGGGCGCCCGGTTCAGCGGGGTCGAGTACACCGAGAACGGCGTGCGGGTCTCGCTGGAGAACGGCAAGCAGTTCGAGGCGGACCTGCTGCTGGTCGCCGTGGGCCGCGCCCCGGTCTCCGAGGGCCTCGGGTACGAGGAGGTCGGCGTGGCCATGGACCGCGGGTACGTGAAGGTCGACGGCTACTGCCAGACCAACGTCCCGACGATCTCGGCCGTCGGCGACCTGATCCCGACCCCGCAGCTCGCGCACGTGGGCTTCGGCGAGGGCATCCTCGTCGCGGAACGGCTCGCCGGCCTCAAGGTCACCCCGATCGACTACGACGGCGTGCCGCGCGTGACCTACAGCGACCCCGAGGTCGCCTCGGTCGGTCTCACCGAGGCCGCCGCCAAGGAGAAGTACGGCGCGGAGAACATCACGTCCTTCCGGTACAACCTCGGCGGCAACGGCAAGAGCCAGATCCTCAAGACGGCCGGTGAGGTCAAGGTCATCCAGCTCAAGGACGGTCCGGTCGTGGGTGTCCACATGGTCGGCGCTCGCATGGGCGAACTGACGGCCGAGGCCCAGCTGATCTACAACTGGGAGGCGTTGCCCAGCGAGGTCGCCCAGCTGATCCACCCGCACCCGACGCAGTCGGAGGCGCTCGGCGAGGCGCACCTGGCTCTCGCGGGCAAGCCGCTGCACGTGCACGACTGA
- a CDS encoding leucyl aminopeptidase, with protein sequence MTSISLSNVAASSAKADALVVGVAKGAQGVVLGQYLKNVDKALKGKLVATLTALGATGKEDEVTKVPTLGALGAPVLVAVGLGPERADGKNSGKNTGKNSASRYDRERLRRAAGAAVRALAGTKKVAIALPVEEVADVAAVAEGALLGAYSFDEFRGASKEDRKAPVETVTVLTELAKDKAAKAALARAETVAEAVRFARDLTNTPPSQLHPKEFAEVAAAAAKDAGLDVEVLDEAALAAEGYGGILGVGQGSAHPPRLVRITYRPKKATKHVVFIGKGITFDSGGLSLKPAQSMEWMKSDMAGAAAVVAAISAIARLGLPVNVTAYAPMAENMPSGTAIRPSDVLKMYGGKTVEVLNTDAEGRLILADAIARASEDSPDLLVDVATLTGAQMVALGSHTAGIMSNDEAVLRRIHELATDAGEQMWPMPLPEDLRKSLDSPVADIANMGDRYGGMLVAALFLREFVGEGIRWAHLDIAGPSFNNREPYGYTPKGGTGAGVRTLVRVAEDVVAGNL encoded by the coding sequence GTGACTTCGATCAGCCTCAGCAACGTTGCTGCCAGCTCCGCGAAGGCCGACGCGCTGGTCGTCGGCGTGGCCAAGGGCGCCCAGGGCGTAGTGCTCGGCCAGTACCTGAAGAACGTCGACAAGGCGCTCAAGGGCAAGCTCGTCGCCACGCTCACCGCGCTGGGCGCGACGGGCAAGGAGGACGAGGTGACCAAGGTTCCCACGCTCGGGGCGCTCGGCGCTCCGGTCCTGGTGGCGGTGGGCCTCGGGCCGGAACGGGCGGACGGGAAGAACAGCGGGAAGAACACCGGGAAGAACAGTGCCTCCCGGTACGACCGGGAGCGGCTGCGCCGGGCGGCGGGCGCGGCGGTCCGGGCGCTGGCCGGCACGAAGAAGGTCGCGATCGCGCTGCCGGTGGAGGAAGTCGCGGACGTGGCAGCCGTTGCCGAGGGCGCGCTGCTCGGGGCGTACTCCTTCGACGAGTTCCGCGGCGCTTCCAAGGAGGACCGCAAGGCTCCGGTCGAGACGGTCACCGTGCTCACCGAGCTGGCCAAGGACAAGGCCGCCAAGGCGGCCCTGGCCCGCGCCGAGACGGTGGCGGAGGCGGTGCGGTTCGCCCGTGACCTGACGAACACGCCGCCCTCGCAGCTGCACCCCAAGGAGTTCGCCGAGGTCGCCGCGGCCGCGGCCAAGGACGCCGGGCTCGACGTGGAGGTGCTGGACGAGGCGGCGCTGGCCGCCGAGGGGTACGGGGGCATCCTCGGCGTCGGTCAGGGTTCGGCGCACCCGCCGCGGCTGGTGCGGATCACGTACCGGCCGAAGAAGGCCACCAAGCACGTGGTGTTCATCGGCAAGGGCATCACCTTCGACTCCGGCGGCCTGTCGCTCAAGCCGGCGCAGTCGATGGAGTGGATGAAGTCGGACATGGCCGGCGCGGCGGCGGTGGTGGCGGCGATCAGCGCGATCGCGCGGCTCGGCCTGCCGGTGAACGTGACCGCGTACGCGCCGATGGCGGAGAACATGCCGTCGGGTACCGCGATCCGCCCGTCGGACGTGCTGAAGATGTACGGCGGCAAGACCGTCGAGGTGCTGAACACCGACGCCGAGGGCCGGCTGATCCTGGCGGACGCGATCGCGCGGGCCAGCGAGGACTCGCCGGACCTGCTCGTGGACGTGGCGACGCTGACCGGCGCCCAGATGGTCGCGCTCGGGTCGCACACGGCCGGGATCATGTCCAACGACGAGGCGGTGCTGCGCCGGATCCACGAGCTGGCCACCGACGCGGGCGAGCAGATGTGGCCGATGCCGCTGCCGGAGGATCTGCGCAAGTCGCTGGACTCGCCGGTGGCCGACATCGCGAACATGGGCGACCGCTACGGCGGCATGCTGGTGGCGGCGTTGTTCCTGCGGGAGTTCGTCGGCGAGGGCATCCGTTGGGCGCACCTGGACATCGCCGGCCCGTCGTTCAACAACCGAGAGCCGTACGGCTACACCCCGAAGGGCGGCACCGGCGCGGGGGTGCGCACCCTGGTCCGCGTGGCCGAGGACGTGGTCGCCGGCAACCTGTGA
- a CDS encoding DUF397 domain-containing protein gives MELAKKGDRVAITRADLDNATWRKSSRSGGSGQCVEVASVKGLIALRDSKNPHGPALLHTPAEWRAFLAGVQAGEFDDLA, from the coding sequence ATGGAACTCGCGAAGAAGGGGGACCGGGTGGCGATCACCAGAGCGGACCTGGACAACGCCACCTGGCGCAAGTCCAGCCGCAGCGGTGGTTCAGGCCAATGCGTGGAAGTCGCATCCGTCAAGGGCCTGATCGCCCTGCGGGATTCCAAGAACCCGCACGGCCCCGCCCTGCTCCACACCCCCGCCGAGTGGCGCGCGTTCCTCGCGGGCGTGCAGGCCGGCGAGTTCGACGACCTGGCGTGA
- a CDS encoding MvdC/MvdD family ATP grasp protein — MLVLTNRYDPTADLVVQHLNERGVPVFRCDTAEFPMELTLSAVLDDAWAGTLTTPHRRVNLTEIRSVYYRRPEEFRLPQDMPEAGRQFAVTQCRAGFLGVVGSLPCLWVNHPARDSDANYKPWQLAVARRVGLNPPRTVITNNPEAARRFAESRNGPVITKSLGGGVLDGKVRRGTETTIVDPATFDDSIRLCAHLFQEWIDKAHEVRLTVVDDRFFRDPRGFRTRAYRLAHRLRQPDLQGDPRARSGAGRRPRTHAAFRDRVRSVRLRRHPRWRMAFLRSQFQRAMELDRTRNRTADLQRHCRSSSGRSHH, encoded by the coding sequence GTGCTCGTGCTCACCAACCGCTACGACCCCACGGCGGATCTGGTGGTCCAACACCTGAACGAGCGGGGAGTGCCGGTCTTCCGGTGCGACACCGCAGAGTTCCCGATGGAACTGACCTTGTCCGCCGTGCTCGACGATGCTTGGGCGGGCACGCTCACCACGCCGCATCGCCGCGTGAACCTGACGGAAATCAGGTCGGTCTACTACCGGCGGCCCGAGGAGTTTCGGCTACCGCAGGACATGCCCGAGGCTGGGCGGCAGTTCGCTGTCACCCAGTGCCGGGCGGGGTTTCTGGGAGTCGTGGGCTCGCTGCCGTGCTTGTGGGTCAACCATCCCGCCCGTGACTCTGACGCCAACTACAAGCCGTGGCAACTCGCCGTGGCACGCCGCGTCGGGCTGAACCCGCCACGCACGGTCATCACGAACAATCCCGAAGCGGCTCGACGCTTCGCCGAAAGCCGGAACGGTCCGGTCATCACGAAATCATTGGGCGGCGGCGTGCTTGACGGCAAAGTGCGGCGGGGCACCGAAACCACGATCGTGGATCCGGCCACGTTCGACGACAGTATCAGGCTGTGCGCTCACCTGTTCCAAGAGTGGATTGACAAGGCGCACGAGGTACGCCTGACCGTGGTGGACGACCGATTCTTCCGAGATCCACGCGGGTTCCGAACGCGCGCGTATCGACTGGCGCACCGATTACGACAGCCTGACCTACAAGGTGACCCACGTGCCCGATCGGGTGCGGGACGGCGTCCGCGCACTCATGCGGCATTTCGGGATCGTGTTCGGAGCGTTCGACTTCGTCGTCACCCCCGATGGCGAATGGCGTTTCTTAGAAGTCAATTCCAACGGGCAATGGAGCTGGATCGAACACGAAACAGGACTGCCGATCTCCAGCGCCATTGCCGATCTTCTTCAGGGAGGTCACACCATTGA
- a CDS encoding fatty acid desaturase family protein: MPSNVTEHLTEADVEALGAELDRIREEVLANRGESDARYIRRVIAVQRGLEAGGRAMLLVSLLPPAWVTGTALLSVAKILENMEIGHNVLHGQWDWMRDPKIHSTTWEFDLVTPAAAWKRTHNEIHHTWTNVVGKDRDLGYTILRVSEDQPWHPLYLAQPLYNALLAPVFEWGIALYDLEFDAVVRGEKSTGEFLREVRGLLAKATRQVTKDYLLFPLLSGPSALPCLLGNLTANVTRNVWAHTIIFCGHFPEAAQTFTEEEIADETRGAWYLRQLLGSANIEGSRLFHIMTGNLSHQIEHHLFPDLPSNRYAEIAPRVRDLCAKYRLPYITGPLTRQYASMWKRLLRHALPTRPSEHATASKSANPWRRRTAA, from the coding sequence ATGCCAAGCAACGTCACCGAACATCTCACCGAGGCCGACGTCGAAGCCCTCGGCGCCGAGCTCGACCGGATCCGGGAGGAGGTCCTCGCCAACCGCGGCGAAAGCGACGCGCGCTACATCCGGCGCGTGATCGCGGTCCAGCGGGGCCTGGAGGCCGGCGGCCGGGCCATGCTCCTGGTGTCACTGCTCCCGCCCGCCTGGGTCACCGGCACCGCGCTGCTGTCCGTCGCGAAGATCCTGGAGAACATGGAGATCGGGCACAACGTGCTACACGGCCAGTGGGACTGGATGCGCGACCCGAAGATCCACTCCACCACCTGGGAGTTCGACCTGGTGACCCCCGCGGCGGCGTGGAAGCGCACCCACAACGAGATCCACCACACCTGGACCAACGTCGTCGGCAAGGACCGCGACCTCGGCTACACCATCCTGCGCGTGAGCGAGGACCAGCCCTGGCACCCGCTCTACCTCGCCCAGCCGCTGTACAACGCCCTGCTCGCCCCGGTCTTCGAGTGGGGCATCGCCCTGTACGACCTGGAGTTCGACGCGGTGGTGCGGGGCGAGAAGAGCACCGGGGAGTTCCTGCGGGAGGTCCGTGGCCTGCTGGCCAAGGCGACCCGCCAGGTCACCAAGGACTACCTGCTGTTCCCGCTGTTGTCCGGCCCCTCGGCCCTGCCGTGCCTGCTCGGCAACCTCACCGCCAACGTCACCCGCAACGTCTGGGCCCACACGATCATCTTCTGCGGGCACTTCCCCGAGGCCGCGCAGACCTTCACCGAAGAGGAGATCGCGGACGAGACCCGCGGCGCCTGGTACCTGCGCCAACTCCTCGGCTCGGCCAACATCGAGGGAAGCCGGCTCTTCCACATCATGACCGGGAACCTCAGCCACCAGATCGAGCACCACCTGTTCCCGGACCTGCCCAGCAACCGCTACGCCGAGATCGCCCCACGGGTGCGCGACCTCTGCGCGAAATACCGGCTGCCCTACATCACCGGTCCGCTCACCCGCCAGTACGCCTCCATGTGGAAACGCCTCCTCCGCCACGCCCTCCCCACCCGGCCGAGCGAGCACGCCACCGCCTCCAAGTCCGCGAACCCCTGGCGGCGACGCACCGCCGCGTGA
- the tgmA gene encoding putative ATP-grasp-modified RiPP, whose amino-acid sequence MQVAEQKIPYGMRFLAQPRTIEQDTTGVTYSPELQIAVGADGNPWSTIVGGDTSTSTNLDSRNDEGTDLW is encoded by the coding sequence ATGCAGGTAGCAGAGCAGAAGATCCCGTACGGAATGCGCTTCTTGGCGCAGCCCCGCACGATCGAGCAGGACACGACGGGCGTGACTTACAGCCCGGAACTGCAAATCGCGGTCGGTGCCGACGGGAACCCGTGGTCCACCATCGTCGGTGGCGACACCAGCACCAGCACCAACCTCGACAGCAGGAACGACGAGGGTACGGACCTTTGGTGA
- a CDS encoding helix-turn-helix domain-containing protein produces the protein MSDERSSPTLRRKWLGRRLRELRKAAGLTAEQVAEHLLCSEAKISRIETGHRPASLRDVRDLLVLYKVKGPEREELMSLAKAAREKGWWQEYGHIPYAKYIDFEAEAASIRNYESLFVPGLLQTDAYALAVIQGTEPDVSANEVARRAQVRAKRQALITRADPVRFWAIIDEAALRRQVGGPEVMRDQLRRLLATRDMPHVTLQVIPFRAGVHPAMAGAFVILELADPTVSDVVYVENLAGDIYVEKSHQVDRFAKIFERLAHLALDPDDSLALIEQTLKEH, from the coding sequence GTGTCGGACGAGCGTTCCAGCCCGACCCTGCGCCGCAAGTGGTTGGGGAGGCGGCTTCGTGAGCTGCGGAAAGCCGCCGGGCTCACGGCTGAGCAGGTGGCGGAACACCTTTTGTGCTCCGAGGCCAAGATCAGCCGCATCGAGACCGGCCACCGACCGGCCAGCCTTCGAGACGTGCGGGATCTGCTCGTGCTCTACAAGGTCAAGGGACCCGAGCGCGAGGAGCTGATGTCCCTTGCCAAGGCAGCCCGGGAGAAGGGTTGGTGGCAGGAATACGGACACATCCCCTATGCGAAGTACATCGACTTCGAGGCCGAGGCGGCATCGATTCGCAACTACGAGTCCCTGTTCGTTCCAGGTCTGCTCCAGACCGACGCCTACGCCCTGGCGGTGATCCAAGGAACCGAGCCCGACGTCAGCGCCAACGAGGTGGCGCGGCGCGCGCAGGTGCGAGCCAAGCGGCAGGCCCTGATCACGCGGGCGGACCCGGTGCGCTTCTGGGCGATCATCGACGAGGCGGCGCTGCGTCGCCAGGTCGGCGGGCCGGAGGTCATGCGGGACCAGCTCCGCCGCCTGCTCGCGACCAGGGACATGCCGCACGTCACGCTGCAGGTCATCCCGTTCCGGGCAGGGGTGCATCCGGCGATGGCAGGGGCGTTCGTGATACTGGAATTGGCGGACCCGACGGTGTCAGACGTCGTGTACGTCGAGAACCTTGCCGGTGACATCTACGTCGAGAAATCCCACCAGGTGGACCGGTTTGCCAAGATCTTCGAGCGCTTGGCGCACCTTGCGCTCGACCCTGACGACTCGCTCGCGCTGATCGAGCAAACGCTCAAGGAGCACTGA
- the tgmC gene encoding ATP-grasp peptide maturase system methyltransferase, giving the protein MTVEDEAPAVDPQRVQALLRALADELEASGDLRSPQWRAAVEQVPRHVFLPRFYTAAPNAQGFTEYTPVTPEISGLDEWLTLAYQNETWVTQLDHSDGSWDTPGAVTGIPTSSSTLPGVVVRMLEDLQVYDGARVLEIGTGTGYSTALLCARLGDDLVTSVEYDAVLSAAAASRLASLGYRPALVVGDGAHGHPPGVPYDRVIATCSFTHVPPAWVEQAAPGAVILTTVVGSLGAYGYVRLTVSEDGTATGRFLPDTVSFMRSRTEGGPTVGSMMRPAYEAKKAGVPGRASALGGDVLGTDSFAWAVQLFMPGVLQVGLTEDGANGRWLLHPDGSWSCLETYPDGRDPQVFQGGPRRLWDEVETVHAWWAKSDRPALERYGLTVTRSEQRVWLDTPDAPDSWRLHA; this is encoded by the coding sequence TTGACGGTTGAAGACGAAGCCCCCGCCGTTGACCCGCAGCGGGTGCAAGCCTTGTTGCGCGCCTTGGCTGACGAGCTGGAAGCCAGCGGGGACCTTCGCTCCCCGCAGTGGCGGGCAGCCGTGGAGCAGGTTCCACGGCACGTGTTCCTCCCCCGCTTCTACACGGCCGCGCCCAACGCGCAAGGCTTCACCGAGTACACCCCGGTCACCCCGGAGATATCGGGGCTGGACGAGTGGCTGACGCTCGCCTACCAGAACGAGACCTGGGTGACGCAGCTCGACCACAGCGACGGATCGTGGGATACGCCCGGAGCAGTCACGGGTATCCCGACAAGCTCCTCCACCCTGCCCGGCGTTGTCGTGCGGATGCTGGAAGACCTCCAGGTCTACGACGGTGCCCGGGTGCTGGAGATCGGCACCGGCACCGGCTACTCCACGGCGCTGCTGTGCGCTCGCCTCGGCGACGACCTCGTGACCAGCGTGGAATACGACGCCGTCTTGTCGGCGGCTGCCGCCTCTCGGCTGGCGTCGCTGGGATACCGGCCGGCCCTGGTGGTGGGGGACGGGGCGCACGGCCACCCGCCAGGGGTGCCGTATGACCGGGTTATCGCCACATGCTCCTTCACCCACGTGCCCCCCGCGTGGGTCGAGCAGGCGGCCCCGGGCGCGGTCATCCTCACCACCGTCGTCGGCTCACTCGGCGCTTACGGGTACGTACGCCTCACGGTGAGCGAGGACGGGACCGCGACGGGCCGTTTCCTGCCCGACACGGTCTCGTTCATGCGCTCCCGCACCGAAGGCGGTCCCACCGTGGGCTCGATGATGCGCCCCGCGTACGAGGCCAAGAAGGCGGGCGTCCCTGGCCGGGCCAGTGCGCTGGGCGGCGACGTGCTCGGCACGGACTCCTTCGCCTGGGCCGTGCAACTCTTCATGCCCGGGGTGCTTCAGGTCGGGCTCACCGAGGACGGGGCGAACGGTCGGTGGCTGCTGCACCCGGACGGCTCCTGGTCCTGCCTGGAGACCTACCCGGACGGACGGGACCCCCAGGTCTTCCAGGGCGGCCCCCGCCGCCTGTGGGACGAGGTGGAGACCGTTCACGCCTGGTGGGCCAAGTCCGACCGACCCGCCCTGGAACGGTACGGGCTCACCGTCACGCGCTCCGAACAGCGCGTATGGCTCGACACACCAGACGCCCCCGACTCCTGGCGACTCCACGCATAG
- a CDS encoding alpha/beta fold hydrolase yields the protein MARSRMADVGGLRMHYLIEGDGPLVVLLHGWPQTSHCWRHLIGPLADDHTVVAPDLRGYGRTDKPRTGYDKRTMAADIRALVRLLGYEKVTLVGHDRGARVAHRYALDHPAEVERLVVMDIIPTREMWRRFDMDTGLAQACWHWTFHLQPDLPERLAGADVRGYLGYFFERWTVNRPAVEEAVDEYVRAFSQPGALRAGFDDYRASFPDDAAHDDADWEAGRRLTMPVLALWGAAGLPARVPVLDIWREYAEDVRGAEIPDCGHFLPEEQPALVLEHLRKFLATG from the coding sequence ATGGCCCGGTCCCGGATGGCCGACGTCGGCGGGCTGCGCATGCACTACCTGATCGAGGGCGACGGGCCGTTGGTCGTGCTCCTGCACGGCTGGCCGCAGACCAGCCACTGCTGGCGGCACCTCATCGGCCCGTTGGCGGACGACCACACCGTCGTCGCCCCGGACCTGCGGGGGTACGGGCGCACCGACAAGCCCCGCACCGGCTACGACAAGCGCACGATGGCGGCCGACATCCGCGCCCTGGTACGGCTGCTCGGCTACGAGAAGGTCACGCTCGTCGGCCATGACCGGGGCGCCCGGGTCGCCCACCGCTACGCGCTCGACCACCCGGCGGAGGTGGAGCGCCTGGTGGTCATGGACATCATCCCGACCCGGGAGATGTGGCGGCGCTTCGACATGGACACCGGTCTCGCCCAGGCGTGCTGGCACTGGACGTTCCACCTCCAGCCCGACCTCCCCGAGCGGCTCGCGGGCGCCGACGTCCGCGGGTACCTCGGGTACTTCTTCGAGCGCTGGACGGTCAACCGCCCCGCCGTCGAGGAGGCGGTCGACGAGTACGTCCGCGCCTTCTCCCAGCCCGGCGCCCTGCGCGCGGGCTTCGACGACTACCGGGCGTCCTTCCCGGACGACGCCGCCCACGACGACGCGGACTGGGAAGCCGGGCGTCGGCTCACGATGCCCGTGCTCGCCCTCTGGGGCGCGGCCGGCCTGCCGGCCAGGGTCCCGGTCCTCGACATCTGGCGCGAGTACGCCGAGGACGTCCGCGGGGCGGAGATCCCGGACTGCGGCCACTTCCTCCCCGAGGAGCAGCCCGCGCTCGTCCTCGAACACCTGCGGAAGTTCCTGGCGACGGGTTGA
- a CDS encoding ABATE domain-containing protein: MWDGGRPSLDLVNTYRDRKGRGWELLREPDDLGAWQVAAGLRPRRPR; this comes from the coding sequence GTGTGGGACGGGGGACGCCCCAGCCTCGACCTGGTTAACACCTACCGCGACCGCAAGGGCCGCGGCTGGGAACTGCTCCGCGAACCGGATGACCTCGGCGCTTGGCAGGTCGCCGCCGGCCTGCGCCCGCGCCGCCCGCGGTGA